The Calditrichota bacterium genome includes the window ATCAAACTTTTTTGAGAGCTGTTCAACGCTGGAAACCACATTCAAAATATTATGCCCTTCAAAATTCCCCGAATGAGTTACACCAAAAAATGCATTAAAAATCTCAGCATCCGCCCCAAGGATATCATCAATCTCTTCTTTTTGCCAAACATAAAACTTGCCTTCTTCACCCTCACTGTCCGCATCCAAACTGCTGTAAAATCCACCTTCGGGCGAGGTCATTTCGCGTAAAGTAAATTCCAGGGTTTCCTCCGCAATATTCAAATAGTATTCTTTTCCTGTAACCAGGTATGTGTCCAGGTAAAGTTGAACCAACTGGCCATTGTCGTAAAGCATTTTCTCAAAGTGCGGCACCAGCCATTTTTCATCCACAGAATAGCGTGCAAACCCACCGCCGATCTGATCATAAATGCCACCGTTTGCCATTTTCTGCAGCGTGTGTTCCACCATATTCAAATATTGAGGTTCTCCCGAATTGCGGTATTCGCGCAGAAAAAGGGAAAATACATTTACTGCAGGAAACTTGGGTGCGCGTCCTATGCCGCCATAAGTCGGTTCATAAAATCCGGATAATTGCTCAAGAGCGTTGTTCCAATCCTGGCGTTGCGGAATTTGCATATCGCCGGAATTATTTTTTTCACCAGCGCTTTTGGCAAGAAAAGCATGATCTATCTTTTCCAAATTCTTATGCAATTCAACTTTCTCATTATGATAAAAATTACTCATGGCCATAAGCAGACGTTTAAAACCAGGCCGGCCATAGCGGTCATCAGGAGGAAAATAAGTGCCGCCATAAAATGGCTTTTGATCCGGTGTTAAAAACACACTCATCGGCCAGCCACCGGAACCTGTTGTCATTTGTACAAATTCCATATAAAGCTGGTCAATATCAGGGCGCTCTTCCCTATCCACCTTGATGCAAACAAAATGTTCATTCATCATTTTGGCGATCTCTTCATTCTCAAAAGATTCGTGCTCCATAACATGGCACCAATGGCAGGATGAATAGCCCACACTGAGAAAAATTGGCTTATTTTCTTTTTGGGCAATGGCAAAAGCCTCTTCGCCCCAGGGATACCAATCCACAGGATTATGTGCATGTTGTAATAAATAAGGGCTCGTTTCGTTGATCAGTCTGTTTGTAAATTTAGGCATCGTTTTTCCTTTTTGATTATCCTGGGATGTTCCACAGGAAAGAATCAGCATAAGTAACAAGATTTTGACACTACTTAATTTGATCATTTATTATTTCGTCATCTTTTTTTATTGTGCGGATTGGTTTAACTTTAACATTCAAATAATGAATAGCAAAAAATTTAGACTTCAATTTATCTAAATGCATCGCCAATTTATCGCAAAAATATGATAGAATTTTTTATTGTAATTATAACCAGTTTAAGCATTGTTTATTTCCTGACAATGCATTTTTTAGAGACAGGGTTAAAAAAACTCAAAACTCCACCTAAAAATATTTTGTCCGATTCACTGATCAAAGTTTCTGTAATAGTGGCCTGTAGAAATGAAGAAGAAAATATACCCGGTTTAATAAAATGCCTTTTGGCCCAGCAAACAAAAAATATTGATATAGAATTTATCCTGGTCAATGACCGCTCAGAAGATTCAAGTGGGCAACTAATTGACGACCGGACTAACAAAGACAATCGCTTCAAATCTATTCATATCAAAGATCGGGTTGCCGGATTTGCACCAAAAAAATATGCCATCGATTGCGCAATAAAAGAAGCAAGCGGCGAAATCAACATTTTAACAGATGCAGATGGACGACCCGGCAAAGATTGGGTTCAATCGCTGGTGGCTTATTTTCAAAATGGTGCCGATATGTTGCTTGGCTATGCTCCGTATACAATTTCACAAAAATCATCCCTTTTTATGAAAATGCTGGCCCTGGAATATTTTGCGCCGGCGGCTGTGGCTGCGGCAACTACAGGCTTGGGTTACCCGCTAACCTGCGTTGGCACAAACATGGCTTACCGCAAAAATGTCTATCTGGAGATTGGCGGGTTTGGGGAATTCAAATCTTTTATTTCCGGTGATGATGATCTGTTTCTAACCCGCGTTCGCGAAAACGGCAATTATAAAATCCAATATGCAAATGATGAGAAATGCCATGTTTTTAACGCACCACCAAAAACTTTCAAGCAATTTGTAAACCAAAGATTGCGTTATGCAAGTAAAGGATTTGTCTACCCAAATAAAGTAACTGCCGGGCTAACCATTTATGTTCTGTTTAACTTTTTCCTTTTTTTTGGATTGATTTATGGCTTGTTCAATATGGGTCCAATTTTATGGAGTTCACTGGCTGCTTTGGCGATAAAAACTTTTTCAGAATATAAATTTACCCGGAAAGCCGCGCAGGCAATAAATGATAAGCGGTTTACAAATTACTATTTTGTTACGGCTTTACTGCACGTACCCTATATTTTGTTTTTTGGCATATTGGGTCAGTTAAAAATTTTCCGCTGGGCAGAGAAAAAAACTGAACACGGCATTGTAAAGTGAAATAACAGTTGGTGTCATTCCAAAGGCATTTCTTTTGGAGAAACTGAATTTAGATCCCCGATAAAAACTCTCGGGGATGACAATAAAAAGGAATACAACAAACTTAATAATAACATTGTCATTCTGAATGCAGCAAAGCGAAGTGAAGAATCCCATTTTTTTAAAATCTTAGGATTCATTGTCCTCCAAATGGTGAATAATACAACGAGTGTGTCATTCCTGTATGCTTTTAACAGGAATCTGAATAAAGTGGTAAATATAACCACAGAGATCGCAAAGTACACAGAGAAAAAACATTATATTACTTGAGTAAATCTGTGTAATTAGTGGAAATAAATTAAATGATTGTTTCTTAGAAATGTAATGAAAAAGCACAAAGAATCCGTCCAAAAATAATGAATGAAATTTACATAATCGCAATAATTGCCCTGGCTCTGTCCACAGCTTATATCTTTTTTCTGACTTATATGCTGAGCCATGAAAATCCTAAAAAGCATGAATTAGCAACGATTCCCAAAGTAAGTGTTCTGGTCGCCTTTCGTGATGAACAGAATAATATTCTTGCCTGTTGTGAAGCTCTAAACAAATTGGATTATCCAAAAGACAAGCTCGAAATCCTGATGCTCAATGATCAGTCCTCAGATGAATCCCCAAGAATCGTTGAAGAATATATTTTAGAAAAAGAATCTTTTCGTCTAATAAATATTGAAGGTGAGATGGCAAACCTCAAAGCCAAAATGAATGTGCTGGCCCAGGGCATTCAAAAATCAGGTGGGGAATTTATTTTTGTAACAGATGCAGATTGCCAACCCTCTCCTGGATGGATAAAAACCATGCTTCAATATTTTGATCCGACCATTGGCCTTGTTAGTGGCTTTACAATTCTTGAAAAACAAAACCCGGGTTTATTCAGCATTTTGCAAACTATGGATTGGATATTTCTGCAAGGTCTGGCTTTCTTATCCAGCAATATTAAAAAGCCAATTACAGTTATTGGCAACAATCTTGCTTTTCGTAGAAACGTGTATGATCAGATTGGCGGATTTGAGTCGATCGGTTTTTCCATAACCGAAGACCATGCCTTAATGAAAACCATTTTAGATAAAGCCAATAAACAAGTGAAATATATCCGGGACAAAGAGGCAATTGTTAAAAGCCTGCCCGTTAATAGTTTTGGCGATTTTCTAAAACAAAGATTACGCTGGATAAGAGGCGGAATGTCCGGGAGTTTGTTTTCTTTCTTTTTGGTAGGATTTTCTTTTATGGTTCACCTGGCGATTATTGCCCTCTTTGCCCTTTCCCAGTGGAATGGGGTTTCGGCCACCGCCATTGGCCTGATAATTGGCATTGATTATTTCCTGCTAAAAAAGCAGCTCAAAGCTCTGGGTCTGGAAAATCTAAAAAGGCATTTCGTAAAATTTGAGGTCTTCTATATTTTCTACCCAATTATTCTTTTTATGCTTACTCCTCTTTCAAAAAGAATTGGCTGGAAAGGGAGAAAGCTTTAAATCAATACATCATTCAAATCAACATAACTTCATCCAAAGCTGTCTTACACCATTTTTTTCATTAATAATATTTTATCCCACATAAAAAAGTGAGAAGCACAGTCAACAAATTTCAAAAAATAAGACAAAATTAAATAAATAGTTTGAAATCTTGTCATACTGATTTGTCAAATTTTCATTCGAAATTTGCATTAAAAAAACCTACCAAACACCTCTCTCTCAGCTAAATAAATATTTTTATTAAACTTATAATTTTTGGCATGATGATTGTTTACCAAAAAAATGTTTGTAAAAATAAACAACAAAACCTTTAACCAAATTAATAGGAGGTGTACTATGACACTTACTCGTTTGAATCCATCAAGAAGTATTTTCTCTTTAAAGAGTGATATGGATCGCTTATTTGACACCTTTTTTGATAATGGTGGCAGTGTAGCCGATTCTTATTCTGATGTAATCCCAAAGGTGGATATTCAGGAAAATGAACATGAGTTTATTATTCATTCTGAAATACCGGGCATGAAAAAGGATGATATTAAAATCACCTTTGAGAATAACTATTTGACAATCTCCGGCGAGAAGAAACCGGATAAGAGTTACAAAAAAGAAGATTTTCACCACATTGAGCGTCTCTATGGAAAATTTAGCAGAACCATGGCGATACCTGTTGGAGTGATGCTCGATAAAATTGATGCTGAGTATGTACAGGGCGTTCTTACGGTTAAAATTCCAAAGGCCGAAGAGGCAAAACCAAAACAGATTGCAGTTAAAGTAAAATAAATCGAAGCCAAAAGAAGGGCTGTCTCTTTGGACGGCCCTTCAATTAAAGATCTGACAAATTGAAGTTAAAAATGGAACCTCAAAAAAATGAAAACAAATCATTCTAAAAAGGACACAATACTAAATGGAGGCAAAATGAAAAGGAAAAACTATCTTTCCTCCACACCATTAATTCTGATTGGTATATTTACCGGGGCACTGTTCTTCTCAAATTTAGCTCCAATTTCTCAGGCTGAAGAAAGTGCTCCATCAATAAATAATGAGATTAATAACCAGGAGGGAGAAAAGAATCCGGTCGATCAACCATTATTAACGCTTCGAGATTTTAATAAGGCGTATATTAATATTGCCAAAAAAGTTAATCCAGCAGTTGTTACGGTTTTTACCGAAAAAATCCATAAAGTAAGAAATGTTGGATCACCTTTTTTTAATAGTCCGTTCGACCCATTTTTTAAGGATTTTTTTGGCAGGCAATTTCAACCAAAAACACCACAGGAAAAAGAATATCGCCAACAAGGTTTAGGATCCGGTGTAATCGTAGATAATAATGGATACATCCTTACAAACAATCATGTTATCGAAGGTGCAGATACCATTTATGTGCGGCTAATGGATTTGCGGGAAATTCCTGTTAAGGTGATTGGTGCCGACCCTAAAACAGATATTGCTGTTTTAAAAGTAGATGAGGAGAATTTGACCTATACAAAATTGGGGGATAGTAATAAGCTGGAAGTTGGCGAATGGGTACTTGCAATCGGCAGCCCTATGAGTCCCGATTTAGCGCATACAGTAACCAACGGAATTGTAAGTGCGAAAGGCCGTTCTAATGTTGGGTTGGCTGATTATGAAGATTTTATTCAAACTGATGCTGCAATAAATCCCGGGAACTCGGGAGGTGCACTCATAAACCTTGACGGTGAATTGGTTGGTATAAATACAGCAATTGCAACGCGTAGTGGTGGCTACCAAGGAATTGGCTTTGCCGTCCCAATAAATATGGCAAAGAATGTAATGAAGTCGCTTATAAAACATGGTACTGTTGTCAGGGGTTGGCTGGGAATCTATATCCAGGATGTTAATGAAACTATGGCAACGGCTATGGATTTACCTAATTCAAAAGGCACCCTGGTCTCGGACGTTTCTGAAGATGGCCCTGCGGAGGAAGCTGGAATTAAACCTGGCGATGTTATACTAAAACTTAACGAAACTTTGATTGATAATACAGCACAATTAAGAAATCTAATTGCCGCAATGACGCCCGAAACAGATGTAGTGTTACTAATATTGCGCGATGGTGAAGAAAAAAAAGTAAAAGTTTCCCTTGGCAAACTGGCCGCAGATGAAATAGCCCCGGAGATTGAGGAAAGATTAAACAAATTATTTGGGTTTAAAGCTGTTCCATTTGATGAACAAGCCAGCCAAAAGTATGGGCACAATAAATCATTAAAAGGTGTCATTGTCACTGAGTTAAGAAAATCAAGCCAACCATTTCGCTCAGGATTAAGAAACGGTGATCTGATTGTTGCGTTTAATAGAAATAAACTGGACGGCATTGAGGATTTTAATGAAGCGATTTCAAATATAAAAGAGGGAAATACTGTTCTGTTTACAATAATCCGAAACAACAGAAGTTTCTTTGT containing:
- a CDS encoding thioredoxin domain-containing protein, which produces MPKFTNRLINETSPYLLQHAHNPVDWYPWGEEAFAIAQKENKPIFLSVGYSSCHWCHVMEHESFENEEIAKMMNEHFVCIKVDREERPDIDQLYMEFVQMTTGSGGWPMSVFLTPDQKPFYGGTYFPPDDRYGRPGFKRLLMAMSNFYHNEKVELHKNLEKIDHAFLAKSAGEKNNSGDMQIPQRQDWNNALEQLSGFYEPTYGGIGRAPKFPAVNVFSLFLREYRNSGEPQYLNMVEHTLQKMANGGIYDQIGGGFARYSVDEKWLVPHFEKMLYDNGQLVQLYLDTYLVTGKEYYLNIAEETLEFTLREMTSPEGGFYSSLDADSEGEEGKFYVWQKEEIDDILGADAEIFNAFFGVTHSGNFEGHNILNVVSSVEQLSKKFDRSVDEISKILKDGRKKLLLEREKRIRPGLDDKVISSWNGLMLSAFARAYQITRNEKYKNVIEKNISFLRKNLIIKDKLKRTYKAGKAKYDAFIEDYAIVTNALLDSYEALFIPEYIALAIQLNDYANAHFWDYENGGYFTASDQQEKLIRRMKDASDTSLPSGGGVMLMNNLRLFSYTEKEEYYQISEKILKKYAAEFSQNPYGFGSYLAALDMYLEKPKEVLIARETNQNVNAFLELLFGTYNPNKVVMLLSGGDDYSALTASLVKGKQPIDGKVTAYVCQNFACSLPVFSVEDLKNLMADNK
- a CDS encoding glycosyltransferase, encoding MIEFFIVIITSLSIVYFLTMHFLETGLKKLKTPPKNILSDSLIKVSVIVACRNEEENIPGLIKCLLAQQTKNIDIEFILVNDRSEDSSGQLIDDRTNKDNRFKSIHIKDRVAGFAPKKYAIDCAIKEASGEINILTDADGRPGKDWVQSLVAYFQNGADMLLGYAPYTISQKSSLFMKMLALEYFAPAAVAAATTGLGYPLTCVGTNMAYRKNVYLEIGGFGEFKSFISGDDDLFLTRVRENGNYKIQYANDEKCHVFNAPPKTFKQFVNQRLRYASKGFVYPNKVTAGLTIYVLFNFFLFFGLIYGLFNMGPILWSSLAALAIKTFSEYKFTRKAAQAINDKRFTNYYFVTALLHVPYILFFGILGQLKIFRWAEKKTEHGIVK
- a CDS encoding glycosyltransferase, which encodes MNEIYIIAIIALALSTAYIFFLTYMLSHENPKKHELATIPKVSVLVAFRDEQNNILACCEALNKLDYPKDKLEILMLNDQSSDESPRIVEEYILEKESFRLINIEGEMANLKAKMNVLAQGIQKSGGEFIFVTDADCQPSPGWIKTMLQYFDPTIGLVSGFTILEKQNPGLFSILQTMDWIFLQGLAFLSSNIKKPITVIGNNLAFRRNVYDQIGGFESIGFSITEDHALMKTILDKANKQVKYIRDKEAIVKSLPVNSFGDFLKQRLRWIRGGMSGSLFSFFLVGFSFMVHLAIIALFALSQWNGVSATAIGLIIGIDYFLLKKQLKALGLENLKRHFVKFEVFYIFYPIILFMLTPLSKRIGWKGRKL
- a CDS encoding Hsp20/alpha crystallin family protein, with the translated sequence MTLTRLNPSRSIFSLKSDMDRLFDTFFDNGGSVADSYSDVIPKVDIQENEHEFIIHSEIPGMKKDDIKITFENNYLTISGEKKPDKSYKKEDFHHIERLYGKFSRTMAIPVGVMLDKIDAEYVQGVLTVKIPKAEEAKPKQIAVKVK
- a CDS encoding Do family serine endopeptidase encodes the protein MKRKNYLSSTPLILIGIFTGALFFSNLAPISQAEESAPSINNEINNQEGEKNPVDQPLLTLRDFNKAYINIAKKVNPAVVTVFTEKIHKVRNVGSPFFNSPFDPFFKDFFGRQFQPKTPQEKEYRQQGLGSGVIVDNNGYILTNNHVIEGADTIYVRLMDLREIPVKVIGADPKTDIAVLKVDEENLTYTKLGDSNKLEVGEWVLAIGSPMSPDLAHTVTNGIVSAKGRSNVGLADYEDFIQTDAAINPGNSGGALINLDGELVGINTAIATRSGGYQGIGFAVPINMAKNVMKSLIKHGTVVRGWLGIYIQDVNETMATAMDLPNSKGTLVSDVSEDGPAEEAGIKPGDVILKLNETLIDNTAQLRNLIAAMTPETDVVLLILRDGEEKKVKVSLGKLAADEIAPEIEERLNKLFGFKAVPFDEQASQKYGHNKSLKGVIVTELRKSSQPFRSGLRNGDLIVAFNRNKLDGIEDFNEAISNIKEGNTVLFTIIRNNRSFFVAFKL